One window of the Gossypium raimondii isolate GPD5lz unplaced genomic scaffold, ASM2569854v1 Contig00120, whole genome shotgun sequence genome contains the following:
- the LOC128036957 gene encoding disease resistance protein At4g27190-like, with translation MDTRQEMEDKGLTILKRLEDNCLLENITTQFGLHGIKMHDAVREMALSITRMNPRYMIQAGLQLEELPEKEQWSPDIEKVSLMYNSISEISIDVLPTKCQLLTTLLLQNNPIKKIPYSFFTNMPCLSVLNLSFTKIESLPNSISELKNLTTLLLHSCRELRDLPCLSRLQELKELDLRWTEIEEVPEGIDMLIKLRYLDLEVFTLKEIPAGLLPKLVHLQHLSFAGNNEKISLKAEELEPLKKLELFTGCFEDISEFTKFISSMQQSKKSLIKYHLRVGSYLIPAWRTPEIDKKVAIGGIDNWEGELIMHPIEIQELHITECDYLRSLVDDNSSFKNAIDLRVCRIWGCTGIECVVSLSSCSSSSAHPFQSLEVLDLQFLPMLSAFIMKDEGIGSATTSLAPSATFSHLKEITIYSCSSMKTLLPHWLLANLQNLEEIHVGACSQLVEILGAATSEVEEKGSDTLIKFHLPKLRELRLSKLPNLKSICSKSGVMVCDSLQLIQVVVECDKLKRIPPFVPLVGTGQPFAYAPPSLTIRSSTEWWEWLEWDDHPNFKNVLRFNPFGNF, from the coding sequence ATGGACACAAGACAAGAAATGGAAGATAAAGGCCTTACTATTTTGAAAAGGTTGGAAGATAACTGCTTGTTGGAAAATATTACCACTCAATTTGGTTTACATGGTATAAAGATGCATGATGCAGTGAGAGAGATGGCATTGTCGATCACAAGAATGAATCCTCGATATATGATACAAGCAGGTTTGCAATTAGAAGAGTTACCAGAAAAGGAGCAATGGAGTCCGGATATTGAGAAAGTGTCACTTATGTATAACTCCATATCAGAAATTTCCATAGATGTGCTACCCACAAAATGCCAACTGCTCACAACCTTGTTATTGCAGAACAACCCTATAAAGAAGATCCCATATTCTTTCTTCACAAACATGCCTTGTCTTAGTGTTCTCAATTTGTCCTTCACAAAGATCGAGAGTTTACCAAATTCCATCTCTGAACTAAAGAACCTCACAACATTGTTACTTCATAGCTGTCGAGAATTAAGAGATCTGCCTTGTCTTTCGAGGCTTCAAGAATTGAAGGAGTTGGATCTTCGTTGGACTGAAATTGAGGAAGTCCCTGAAGGCATAGATATGCTGATAAAGCTAAGATATCTTGATCTTGAAGTGTTCACTCTGAAAGAGATACCCGCTGGACTTTTACCAAAACTCGTTCACCTTCAGCACTTGAGTTTTGCTGGGAACAATGAAAAAATAAGTCTAAAAGCAGAGGAGTTGGAACCATTGAAGAAGTTGGAGCTCTTTACTGGGTGTTTCGAAGACATCAGTGAATTTACTAAGTTCATCTCCTCAATGCAACAAAGTAAGAAAAGTCTCATCAAGTACCATTTACGGGTGGGCTCATATTTAATTCCTGCGTGGAGGACTCCTGAAATAGATAAAAAAGTGGCAATTGGAGGAATCGACAATTGGGAAGGTGAGTTAATTATGCACCCAATTGAAATTCAAGAGTTGCATATTACTGAGTGCGACTATTTGAGAAGCTTAGTTGATGACAATTCTTCCTTCAAAAATGCGATTGACTTGAGGGTTTGTAGGATTTGGGGGTGTACAGGGATTGAGTGTGTTGTTTCCCTGTCCTCTTGTTCCTCTTCTTCCGCTCATCCATTTCAGAGCCTTGAGGTGTTGGATCTTCAATTTCTGCCAATGTTGAGTGCCTTTATTATGAAAGATGAAGGAATTGGTTCAGCAACAACATCATTGGCTCCGTCTGCCACCTTTTCCCATCTTAAGGAAATTACGATATACAGCTGCTCAAGTATGAAGACGTTGCTTCCACATTGGTTGCTTGCAAACCTCCAAAACCTGGAAGAGATACATGTGGGTGCTTGTAGTCAGCTAGTAGAAATATTGGGAGCAGCAACATCAGAAGTTGAAGAAAAAGGGAGTGATACGTTAATCAAATTCCATCTTCCCaaattgagagaattgagaCTAAGTAAGTTACCAAATTTGAAGAGCATTTGCAGCAAAAGTGGAGTGATGGTTTGCGATTCTCTCCAACTTATCCAAGTTGTTGTTGAGTGTGATAAACTGAAGAGAATTCCTCCATTTGTTCCCCTTGTTGGCACTGGGCAGCCATTTGCATATGCTCCACCTTCTCTTACCATCAGGTCAAGCACAGAATGGTGGGAATGGTTGGAGTGGGATGACCatccaaactttaaaaatgttCTTCGCTTCAACCCCTTTGGAAACTTTTAA